In Candidatus Cloacimonadota bacterium, the genomic stretch ATATCCCTATGATGGAAAGACTCAGATCACTCTTAATAATGAAGGTCAGATAACTGCCGTAGTTGCAAGTTTTCAAAACTCTGAACAGGAAATACTCTCCGATTTGACTAAAGAGTGGGCTAAGAATAATAATCTGGTATTGTCCCATAACTATCTCTATTTTAATCCGGCAGGAGATTGGGAAGTAGGAGGATTTGAGGCAGATACAGGTCTAACCGGTAGGAAATTGATCATAGATAATTACGGACCTCGTATCCCTATAGGCGGTGGAGCATATTCCGGAAAAGATGCCACCAAAGTTGATCGCAGTGCCGCTTATATGGCTCGCAAGATTGCCGTAGATATGCTTCGTCAAAAAGGTGCTCAAGAGGTTCTCGTTTATCTTGCCTACGCCATCGGAGTCGTTGAGCCAGTGATGGCAGTCGCTAAAATTGACGGCATTGACGAGAAAATAAATGGGTATAACCTAACTCCCAGAGGCATAATTGACTTTCTCGGACTTGAGAAACCGATCTTCGAAGCCACTGCAGAATGGGGTCATTACGGTAATAACTTCCCTTGGGAATAATCACATAGTAACAGAATTTTCGAATTATATGACACTTTTCTCTGTGTCATTTCGACTGAATACACCTTTATTTGTTATCTCGACTGGAGTGACACTCCTCCATTTTGTCATCTCGACTGGAGAAAGATTCACGCAGTGAGTCTTTCGTAACCGAGGAAATTCCTTCTTTGTGGCTGCTTCCGAGCTCGACGAAGTCAATGGAGAGATCTCAGCACCGACCAGAATAATAAATCAACAATACAGATTGCTTAACCAACCACCGTGATGAGATGTCTCGACTACTCTTCGCTCCGCTCGACATGACAAAAAGGGGGCTTCT encodes the following:
- a CDS encoding methionine adenosyltransferase domain-containing protein yields the protein MIRTAECVSPMHPDKMCDRISDAILDAALKEDPKSRSAVEVMGGHGIVTITGEMTTHTYVNVRDIVNRIVITKYGIQSNIVRQSPEISRGVDVGGAGDQGIMVGYACAENEAMIPQELYLARSLCRFLYHEYPYDGKTQITLNNEGQITAVVASFQNSEQEILSDLTKEWAKNNNLVLSHNYLYFNPAGDWEVGGFEADTGLTGRKLIIDNYGPRIPIGGGAYSGKDATKVDRSAAYMARKIAVDMLRQKGAQEVLVYLAYAIGVVEPVMAVAKIDGIDEKINGYNLTPRGIIDFLGLEKPIFEATAEWGHYGNNFPWE